The Candidatus Thorarchaeota archaeon genome includes a window with the following:
- the map gene encoding type II methionyl aminopeptidase: MVEEPKASHKKAGKIAAKVRADTADKLEPGMKILEVCEYAESRITDMGAKPAFPCNVSINHIAAHYTSPRNDDSTIPDSGLVKIDIGVHVDGYIADTACTVDMDRELEGFIAATDDALQEAINLMRPGVSLGKVGSKIEDVINAYGLRPIRNLSGHQMKRYRLHAGKQIPNVKRRFTEKIEVGETYAIEPFATTGTGTVADTKYTYIFSNTRTEASLDDVTQKLRDHLVKTYGPLPFAARWVGTRDGELNVEKEFAKLLNSNAIKAYPVLVEKGNRPVSQSEHTVFVGRGRTFTLTLRD, translated from the coding sequence ATGGTTGAAGAACCGAAAGCATCTCACAAGAAAGCCGGCAAAATCGCGGCAAAGGTGCGGGCTGACACTGCAGACAAATTAGAGCCTGGTATGAAAATCCTCGAAGTATGTGAGTATGCTGAATCCAGAATCACTGACATGGGGGCGAAACCTGCTTTTCCCTGTAATGTGTCTATAAATCACATTGCCGCTCATTATACTTCTCCCCGAAATGATGATTCTACAATCCCGGATAGCGGCTTGGTCAAAATTGACATTGGAGTTCATGTGGATGGCTACATAGCAGATACGGCTTGTACGGTAGATATGGATAGGGAATTGGAAGGTTTCATTGCTGCAACGGATGATGCATTGCAAGAAGCTATCAATCTCATGAGACCGGGTGTGTCGTTGGGTAAAGTAGGATCGAAAATAGAGGATGTAATCAATGCCTATGGCTTGAGGCCTATCCGCAATCTCAGCGGTCATCAAATGAAACGGTATCGACTCCATGCTGGCAAACAGATTCCAAATGTGAAACGGCGGTTCACTGAGAAAATAGAGGTGGGTGAGACCTATGCGATTGAACCTTTTGCCACCACCGGTACCGGAACGGTAGCGGACACAAAATATACTTACATATTCTCAAACACTCGAACCGAAGCTTCGCTTGATGATGTAACCCAGAAACTGAGAGACCATTTGGTGAAGACTTATGGACCTCTTCCGTTTGCAGCCAGATGGGTTGGTACACGGGATGGAGAACTGAATGTTGAGAAGGAATTTGCGAAGCTATTGAATTCAAATGCAATCAAAGCTTATCCAGTTCTGGTTGAGAAAGGGAACCGACCTGTGAGCCAGTCAGAACATACTGTGTTTGTTGGACGGGGGCGGACCTTCACCTTGACCTTGCGGGACTGA
- the map gene encoding type II methionyl aminopeptidase, whose translation MVPKPHPDSLEAGRIAAKVLDETVDLVTPGKRIIDICEFAESRIRESGAYPAFPCNISIDSEAAHYSSPYGDTRKIPEKGLIKVDLGAHINGHISDTAKTVDLVGSFGHYIAAVEDALQAAIDVIRPGIKTGQVGAAIEEAIRSYDLQPVYQLSGHELKPWMLHAGRNVPNIGSKMGSTIKAGDTFAIEPFATDGDGSITSDRRMYIFRNNLSSGTHLEGATERLRDKARRLFGSLPWASRWIYDTNLNMTKQLKTLLHKRVIIGYPVLLDAKNGMVSQKEHTVFVGEDGAIATTKL comes from the coding sequence ATGGTACCCAAACCCCATCCGGATTCATTAGAAGCGGGACGCATTGCAGCAAAGGTCCTTGATGAAACCGTAGACCTTGTGACTCCCGGCAAACGCATCATTGATATTTGTGAATTTGCGGAGAGTAGAATTCGCGAATCTGGTGCATATCCTGCTTTTCCCTGTAACATATCTATCGATAGCGAGGCGGCTCATTACTCCAGCCCCTATGGAGACACAAGGAAAATCCCCGAGAAGGGATTGATTAAGGTTGACCTCGGTGCCCATATTAACGGCCACATATCTGATACGGCCAAAACGGTTGATTTAGTTGGCTCTTTTGGACATTATATTGCTGCAGTGGAAGATGCCCTTCAAGCTGCGATAGACGTAATCCGCCCTGGGATTAAGACCGGTCAGGTTGGGGCTGCAATTGAAGAAGCAATTCGAAGTTACGATTTACAACCGGTCTACCAGCTGTCGGGGCATGAACTAAAACCATGGATGCTACATGCAGGTCGCAATGTACCAAACATTGGCTCAAAAATGGGGAGCACAATAAAGGCTGGAGATACCTTTGCAATTGAGCCTTTCGCCACAGATGGGGATGGCTCCATTACTAGTGACCGGCGGATGTATATTTTCAGGAACAACCTGTCAAGCGGAACACATCTGGAAGGAGCAACTGAGCGACTCCGAGATAAAGCGCGACGTCTATTCGGCTCTTTGCCTTGGGCTTCACGGTGGATCTATGACACGAATCTGAATATGACAAAACAACTCAAAACTCTACTACACAAAAGGGTGATAATAGGCTACCCGGTGTTGTTAGATGCGAAGAATGGCATGGTATCCCAGAAAGAACATACAGTATTCGTTGGGGAAGATGGGGCTATTGCCACCACAAAGCTGTAG
- a CDS encoding DUF1512 domain-containing protein, giving the protein MLLQLFGADAGEFSWVIQLVFFVFIMVLSLYGQRIQMWQWLKQIEAGLIELKQMAIKSRQTAIDTFKKYGREEEVVAEEVDRWLDYFTIRPVDLDPAGVLERLEHILEERKDRFEEFTEDLAPEAPDEVRSNLENTLEVTQVLSLIFRVVRHYYLLGKKHGSQIMIMQIQMQLPELLRLAKAYFDAMGAFSEGKPIGDGIGPLAVTKFAREQGKDSESYVSEITRGVGYYPVEYEGRTIYALRATGPGGTVGKPGFAVKKLVGENPGKIRRIITVDAALKLEGEELGRVSEGTGAAIGDPGPEKHAIEEVATKNGIGLEAVVIKENEAAAVGVMDKKILDAVPEVIERIKDAIHKRTKTGDQVILAGIGNTIGIGL; this is encoded by the coding sequence ATGCTCTTACAACTATTCGGCGCCGATGCAGGAGAATTCAGCTGGGTCATCCAGTTGGTGTTCTTTGTCTTCATCATGGTGCTCAGCCTGTATGGCCAACGGATACAGATGTGGCAGTGGCTGAAGCAGATAGAAGCAGGTTTGATTGAACTGAAACAGATGGCGATCAAATCTAGGCAGACAGCCATTGATACGTTCAAGAAGTACGGCAGAGAAGAGGAAGTAGTGGCTGAAGAGGTGGACCGGTGGTTGGATTACTTCACCATCCGGCCTGTTGATCTTGATCCGGCAGGAGTGCTGGAAAGACTTGAACATATCCTTGAAGAGAGGAAAGACCGCTTTGAGGAATTCACCGAAGATCTGGCACCAGAAGCACCAGACGAAGTGAGGAGCAATTTGGAGAACACACTCGAAGTGACTCAGGTGCTGTCTCTGATTTTCCGTGTTGTAAGACATTACTATCTTCTGGGCAAGAAGCATGGTAGTCAAATCATGATTATGCAGATACAGATGCAGCTGCCCGAATTACTCCGACTCGCCAAAGCATACTTCGATGCAATGGGAGCCTTCTCAGAAGGTAAGCCGATAGGTGATGGTATAGGTCCGTTAGCTGTGACCAAGTTTGCGCGAGAACAGGGTAAAGATAGTGAGAGCTATGTTTCCGAAATCACAAGGGGGGTTGGCTATTACCCTGTGGAATACGAGGGGCGAACGATTTACGCACTTCGTGCAACAGGTCCTGGTGGGACAGTAGGAAAGCCGGGCTTCGCAGTAAAGAAGTTGGTTGGTGAAAACCCGGGCAAGATTCGAAGGATAATAACCGTTGATGCGGCACTCAAGCTCGAAGGAGAAGAACTTGGCAGAGTTTCCGAAGGAACAGGAGCAGCAATTGGAGATCCTGGACCCGAGAAACACGCCATAGAGGAAGTTGCAACGAAAAACGGTATCGGACTTGAAGCAGTTGTGATAAAGGAGAACGAAGCTGCTGCCGTTGGTGTGATGGATAAGAAAATCCTCGATGCTGTGCCTGAGGTAATAGAACGGATTAAGGATGCAATCCATAAGCGAACGAAAACTGGAGACCAGGTTATTCTCGCTGGGATTGGCAATACTATCGGCATAGGACTGTGA